The sequence ttttctgtattaatggagaggaccatgtgttattctctcttctcttattgatttgttctatcacattgattgatttgcaaatgttgaaccacacttgcatcccaggaataaatcccacctggtcatggtgggtaatcttttttttttaattttttattttttataaacatatatttttatccccagtggtacaggtctatgaatcaccaggtttacacacttcacagcactcaccaaagcacataccctccccaatgtccataatcccacccccttctccccatccccctccccccagcaaccctcagtttgttttgtgagattaagagtcacttatggtttgtctccctcccaatcccatcttgtttcattgattcttctcctacccacttaagcccccatgttgcatcaccacttcctNNNNNNNNNNNNNNNNNNNNNNNNNNNNNNNNNNNNNNNNNNNNNNNNNNNNNNNNNNNNNNNNNNNNNNNNNNNNNNNNNNNNNNNNNNNNNNNNNNNNtatgatagttgtctttctctgcttgacttatttcgctaagcatgatacgctctagttccatccatgttgtcgcaaatggcaagatttcatttcttttgatggctgcatagtattccattgtgtatatataccacatcttcttgatccattcatctgttgatggacatctaggttctttccatagtttggctattgtggacattgctgctataaacattcgggtgcatgtgtccctttggatcactacatttgtatctttagggtaaatacccaatagtgcaattgctgggtcatagggcagttctattttcaacattttgaggaacctccatgctgttttccagagtggctgcaccagcttgcattcccaccaacagtgtaggagggttcccctttctccgcatcctcgccagcatctgtcatttcctgacttgttgattttagccattctgactggtgtgaggtgatatcgcatcgtggttttgatttgtatttccctgatgccgagtgatatggagcactttttcatgtgtctgttggccatctggatgtcttctttgcagaaatgtctgttcatgtcctctgcccatttcttgattggattatttgttctttgggtgttgagtttgctaagttctttatagattctggacactagtcctttatctgatatgtcatttgcaaatatcttctcccattctgtcagttgtcttttgattttgttaactgtttcctttgctgtgcaaaagcttttgatcttgatgaaatcccaatagttcatttttgcccttgcttcccttgccttttgtgttgttcctaggaagatgttgctgcggctgaggtcgaagaggttgctgcctgtgttctcctcaaggattttgatggattcctttcgcacattgaggtccttcatccattttgagtctattttcgtgtgtggtgtaaggaaatggtccaatttcatttttctgcatgtggctgtccaattttcccagcaccatttattgaagaggctgtcttttttccattggacattctttcctgctttgtcgaagattagttgaccatagagttgagagtctatttctgggctctctattctgttccattgatctatgggtctgtttttgtgccagtaccatgctgtcttgatgatgacagctttgtaatagagcttgaagtccgggattgtgatgccaccaacgttggctttctttttcaatatccctttagctattcgaggtcttttctggttccatataaattttagaattatttgttccatttctttgaaaaagatggatggtactttgataggaattgcattaaatgtggagattgctttaggtagcatagacattttcacaatatttattcttccaatccaggagcatggaacatttttccatttctttgtgtcttcctcaatttctttcatgagtactttatagttttctgagtatagattctgtgtctctttggttaggtttattcctaggtatcttatagttttgggtgcaattgtaaatgggattgactccttaatttccctttcttctgtcttgctgttggtgtagagaaatgcaactgatttctgtgcattgattttatatcctgacactttactgaattcctgtataagttctagcagttttggagtggagtcttttgggttttccacatatagtatcatatcatctgcgaagagtgataatttgacttcttctttgccaatttggatgcctttaatttccttttgttgtctgattgctgaggctaggacctctagtactatgttgaatagcagtggtgataatggacatccctgccgtgttcctgaccttagtgggaaagctttcagtttttctccattgagaatgatatttgcggtgggtttttcatagatggctttgatgatattgaggtatgtgccctctatccctacactttgaagagttttgatcaggaagggatgttgtactttgtcaaatgctttttcagcatctattgagagtatcatatggttcttgttcttacttttattgatgtgttgtatcacattgactgatttgcggatgttgaaccaaccttgcagccctggaataaatcccacttggtcgtggtgaataatctttttaatgtactgttgaatcctattggctagtattttgttgagtattttcgcatctgtgttcatcaaggatattggtctatagctctcttttttttttttttttaaagtcacaagaattctgtttatttttatagcaaaCACCTTCAcggcatttgacaaaactcagtATCTCGTTGAAATGCATTCAGATCTGTGAAACTAATCCAGCCAGGATAAAGTCTttatttaggggggaaaaaataatggaaaagtgATAAGCAAGATACACTTCACataatagcaaaatataaaaatagaagcaaagtGACAGAATGAAAAAAACTGTAAAGCAATGGATTTAAGAAACTCTGATTCTATCCGTCTTCCTTGTTGCTAATGGTCCTCTTTGTCCTCCATGGTTATAAATGTAAAACAGCTAAGATACTAAAGAAAGGCCTTGCAAGACTTACTACGAGGTTAAAAGGAATTATTGAAAAGGCGttcaaatactttataaatactattatcaaaaatatctattttattatgctttttgTCTTCAAGTGAAGCTGTCCTTTGAAAATCACACTCTGTTTCTTAATATGGTTTCAAATCTTAACTAGAGAGGTGTCAGCTTTCTTCCAAAGCGACAGTCCCAGCACCACACTACGTCTGCTGAAGACCAACGATGCCAAAGCTGAGCTAcctgagggagagacagagaaggcatCACAACTGGAAAGTTCCTGCACTCGGTCAAGTAAGAGATCATCCAAATGATATACGTTGTGAGTCCAGCACTTTCAAGTATCACTTTGAAATCATACTCCATCTCAGTGTGAGATTTCTCATATAAACAAGAAGGATCtaatttctataaatgtttgcAGGGCCAGCTAGTTCTTtgaatcaatttttttctcctaagagaGCTGCTCCAGTGAAGAATAGTTTCTTACACATCCATGTTCcagagtcacagacctgtacccctggcgataaaaatatatgtttatcaaaaataaaaaattaaaaaaaaaaataaaaaaataaaaaattaaaaaaaaaaaaaaaagaaactcaacatTTTTCTGTGAAAAGACAGAAATACTGAAGTACTGTGAAAGCTTTCTGTAACCGTGGGTTGCCCACCTATTCCAAGCATGTAATCACTCCCTCTGGATCAGTCCCCGATGAATGAGAACTGTTCTCCAGGTACTCATAGCTCGTCAGATGTGTTGTTCACCTTTGGTAATTCACACTCTTCACTGGCATGGCAGCTCTGAAGGATGTCCTTGTAGTGGTCCTTCAGATCCTCGTACAAGGAGGCAGTTTCCTGTGAGTAAGCCAACGGTAATACCTTCTCATTCAACAGCATCTGCACTGGGAATTCCTCCTTAGGAGTCTTAGCATTTTTACAGTGGTAAAGCACGAATATTAGGTTCCAGGCGTAGGGCACAATATGGCCACTCCGGAATTTACGATGCAACTGTTCCTTGTAATTGTAAGCTGTTAGGGGCTCCTTGTCTTTGAAGTAGCCCATCAGAGAGAGCAGTGGCAGAAGGGTCTCTGCATGACCAAACTGAAGGATGACTGGAGAGGAAATTGGCTGAGACCTTTGTTTCTGTTCAATTGCTTTGTCCAGGTGCTGGAAGATATCCTGAAACAGGGTGCAGCTGGATCGACTATTAATAGTATACCCATATCCTCTTTTCCAATATTGCTTCAGATCATTTAAATATTCTAATACCTTTGCATCATCTATGTCAAAAACATCACACCAAGGAGATTTAACACCTTTAATTGCCAGGTCAAATGAACAGGTAAAAAAAGCTACCTGAATTAAATCTGCATTTAAATTGCTGACTGGCACCTGCAAAGTAGCtgcaacctttttaaaaatgttctgcaTTTCTGGTCCAGTTTTGAAGGCTTCTACATGATAAAGAGCTGTAGCATTCTTTTCCACTTCAGTTAAAAACTTCTCACAATGATCAAAGAATCTCATTAATTTATCATTAATTCTTGGAGGTCCACACTCCATGTCTGCGACGTCGGGCGGCGGCAGGCCGGGGTGGTAGTGCTGCCACAGCCCCTGCAGGAAGGCGGCGCCGCTGTCCACGCAGCGGTGCTTGGAGCTGGTGACCAGCTGCAGGCGGCCGTAGTTCTCGAGGCTAAACAGAGCCGGGAAGAGGGAGGCTAGGCGCAGCGCCAGCTGTCGCATGTCCTGCCGCCCCTTCTCCACCAGCTGCCCGTCCATCCAGTCCGCGTACCACAGCGGCCAGTCGGCCAGCGCGGCGCCCAGGTCGCGGCCGCCCGCGGAGCCAGCGCGCCCGTCGCCCCGCCCGCGGGCCTGCAGCAGCCCGTGCAGCTGCCGCAGCTTGCGGATCTGCTTGGCCGTAGGGTAGCGGGTGCCCTGGCGGATGAGGGCCACCAGCTGCACGGGGGTGCAGGTGTCCTCCAGCAGTTCGGGGTCCCTCCGCGGCGCCTCGGGGTCCGGCAGCAGCCCGGGGTTGGCATCCTCGTAGCGGGTCTTGGTACCGAAGTAGTGGCTGAGCGCCGAAACCGCGGGGTCCTCCGGCTCCAGGAGGGAGCAGCGCGAGAGCGACGAGAGCAGCGCCACAGCCAGGGCAGCGACCGGCGCCACCGAGACcttctatagctctcttttttggtgggatccttgtctggttttgggatcaaggtgatgctggcctcataaaatgagtttggaagttttccttcc comes from Mustela nigripes isolate SB6536 chromosome 7, MUSNIG.SB6536, whole genome shotgun sequence and encodes:
- the LOC132022444 gene encoding multiple inositol polyphosphate phosphatase 1-like, with amino-acid sequence MGERGQKVSVAPVAALAVALLSSLSRCSLLEPEDPAVSALSHYFGTKTRYEDANPGLLPDPEAPRRDPELLEDTCTPVQLVALIRQGTRYPTAKQIRKLRQLHGLLQARGRGDGRAGSAGGRDLGAALADWPLWYADWMDGQLVEKGRQDMRQLALRLASLFPALFSLENYGRLQLVTSSKHRCVDSGAAFLQGLWQHYHPGLPPPDVADMECGPPRINDKLMRFFDHCEKFLTEVEKNATALYHVEAFKTGPEMQNIFKKVAATLQVPVSNLNADLIQVAFFTCSFDLAIKGVKSPWCDVFDIDDAKVLEYLNDLKQYWKRGYGYTINSRSSCTLFQDIFQHLDKAIEQKQRSQPISSPVILQFGHAETLLPLLSLMGYFKDKEPLTAYNYKEQLHRKFRSGHIVPYAWNLIFVLYHCKNAKTPKEEFPVQMLLNEKVLPLAYSQETASLYEDLKDHYKDILQSCHASEECELPKVNNTSDEL